A single region of the Enterococcus mundtii genome encodes:
- the phnW gene encoding 2-aminoethylphosphonate--pyruvate transaminase, whose translation MSGKTKVIEHYEKEINHSKINYKLLTPGPLTTSRTVKEAMLVDHCTWDDDFKVITQAIRQRLLDLAGVSNEAYTAVLMQGSGSFAVESVLSSVVGATDRLLICTNGAYGERMVQMAQYHGIDHVIYQVAENETPQAEKIEELLALHPGITALAMIHSETTSGILNPLEEISAVTKKHKLCFIVDAMSSFGGIPIPVGALGIDFLVSSANKCIQGVPGFGFVICQKELLKKSAGQARTLSMDLYDQFRVMDVDGKWRFTSPTHTVLAFWQALEELAEEGGIDARYDRYQMNNERLRERMAEIGFEAYVSENQGPFITSFKYPENIQFEFQAFYDYLKAHGYAIYPGKISDTDCFRIGNIGEIYLEDIEKVAGLIQQYMEERKND comes from the coding sequence ATGAGTGGAAAAACAAAGGTGATCGAACATTATGAAAAAGAAATCAATCACAGTAAAATCAATTATAAATTACTGACACCAGGTCCTCTGACCACGAGTCGTACAGTGAAAGAAGCAATGCTTGTCGATCATTGTACATGGGATGATGATTTTAAAGTCATCACTCAGGCGATTCGACAACGATTGCTTGATCTTGCTGGTGTCTCCAATGAGGCTTATACAGCTGTTTTGATGCAAGGAAGTGGCAGCTTTGCAGTTGAATCTGTGTTAAGTTCAGTTGTTGGCGCGACCGATCGTTTACTGATCTGTACAAATGGTGCTTATGGCGAACGGATGGTGCAAATGGCTCAATACCATGGCATTGATCATGTGATTTATCAAGTGGCTGAAAATGAAACACCACAAGCTGAAAAAATCGAGGAACTATTAGCGTTGCATCCTGGTATTACTGCACTTGCAATGATCCACAGTGAAACGACTTCTGGTATTTTGAATCCTTTAGAAGAGATTTCAGCAGTGACAAAGAAACACAAATTATGTTTTATCGTCGATGCGATGTCAAGCTTTGGCGGCATTCCGATCCCTGTTGGCGCGTTAGGAATCGATTTTCTAGTTTCAAGTGCAAATAAATGTATCCAAGGAGTACCTGGATTTGGTTTTGTGATTTGTCAAAAAGAGCTATTAAAAAAAAGTGCCGGACAAGCACGCACGTTGAGTATGGATCTGTATGATCAATTTCGTGTGATGGATGTAGACGGGAAATGGCGTTTCACTTCACCAACCCATACTGTTCTCGCATTTTGGCAAGCGCTAGAAGAGTTGGCGGAAGAAGGTGGTATCGATGCTCGCTATGACAGGTATCAGATGAACAATGAGCGTTTGCGTGAACGAATGGCAGAAATTGGGTTTGAAGCCTATGTTAGTGAGAATCAGGGACCTTTCATCACGTCATTCAAATATCCTGAGAACATCCAATTCGAATTCCAAGCATTTTATGACTATTTAAAAGCACATGGCTACGCGATCTATCCTGGGAAAATCAGTGATACTGATTGCTTCCGGATTGGGAATATTGGTGAAATCTATCTGGAAGATATCGAAAAAGTAGCTGGGTTGATCCAGCAATATATGGAGGAGCGAAAAAATGATTAA
- a CDS encoding ABC transporter permease — MRKMKIEALLPAFILFGFVLVLFYPLANVLKEALTVEGGFSFELFRELARNFDWLNALSNSLLIAGLTALFATFLGFWFAYGMHFTNLPKGFKWMIEKCFMLPMLLPTITYGFVLIYSFGRQGLWTRLVGQELFSIYGKSGVILGLLIYTIPVTFLLMNDAMNYLDKRYLTVSRLMGDGFFRGLKITILQPLGKTFGVAFVQAFFMSFTDFGIPVAVGGENRLSRLYCMSTLWVRSQTLIEEPSLH, encoded by the coding sequence ATGAGAAAGATGAAAATAGAAGCACTACTGCCAGCGTTCATCTTGTTTGGTTTTGTCCTCGTATTGTTTTATCCCTTAGCGAATGTTTTGAAAGAAGCGTTGACTGTTGAAGGCGGATTTTCCTTTGAGTTGTTCAGGGAACTAGCAAGGAACTTCGATTGGCTAAATGCGTTAAGTAATAGTTTGCTCATTGCTGGGCTCACAGCACTTTTTGCCACCTTTCTTGGCTTCTGGTTTGCTTACGGGATGCATTTTACGAATCTACCTAAGGGGTTCAAGTGGATGATTGAGAAATGCTTTATGTTGCCAATGTTATTACCGACCATCACATACGGGTTTGTGTTGATCTATTCTTTTGGCCGTCAAGGATTGTGGACACGTCTAGTCGGTCAAGAATTGTTTTCGATCTATGGAAAATCAGGTGTGATCTTAGGATTACTGATCTATACGATCCCAGTGACTTTCTTATTGATGAATGACGCCATGAATTATTTGGATAAACGCTATTTGACGGTGTCGAGATTGATGGGAGACGGATTTTTTAGAGGATTGAAAATCACAATCCTGCAACCTTTGGGCAAAACATTTGGTGTTGCTTTCGTCCAAGCCTTTTTCATGAGTTTTACGGATTTTGGTATACCTGTAGCGGTGGGGGGCGAGAACCGTTTATCACGACTTTATTGTATGAGTACTTTATGGGTTCGATCCCAGACTTTAATCGAGGAGCCGTCATTGCATTGA
- the alsS gene encoding acetolactate synthase AlsS gives MIKEKQGSTTVVESLINHQVDYVFGIPGAKIDGVFNELEDHGPELIVTRHEQNAAFMAQAIGRITGEPGVVIATSGPGASNLATGLVTATAEGDPVLAIAGQVKRSDLLKLTHQSMNNAALFEPITKYSAEIQDPETISEIIANAYRMAKSSKKGASFISIPQDVVDAPVKSEVIKPLQDPKLGSASSGDIDYLVERIREAKLPVLLVGMRGSSKDETAAIRQLVEKTGLPVVETFQAAGVISRQLEDHFFGRVGLFRNQPGDMLLKRSDLVIAIGYDPIEYEARNWNAEKDARIIVIDETPAEIDSYMQPERELIGDISATLDLLTESLEETQVSADAQEYLNTLQEKLKARDICETSSEDGILHPLEVINTLQSKVTDDMTVTVDVGSHYIWMARHFRSYEARHLLFSNGMQTLGVALPWAISAALVRPNTQVISVSGDGGFLFSAQDLETAVRKKLNIIHLIWNDGHYNMVEFQEIMKYDRASGVDFGPVDFVQYAQAFGAKGLRVSNAEELASALKEGFATEGPVIIDIPIDYRDNEKLGETILPDQFY, from the coding sequence ATGATTAAAGAAAAACAAGGTTCAACAACTGTAGTAGAAAGTTTAATCAATCATCAAGTTGATTACGTATTCGGTATTCCAGGAGCGAAAATCGATGGAGTATTCAATGAATTAGAAGATCATGGTCCAGAGTTGATCGTGACGCGTCATGAGCAAAATGCTGCCTTTATGGCGCAAGCAATTGGTCGTATTACTGGAGAACCAGGTGTGGTGATTGCGACAAGTGGGCCAGGTGCGAGTAATCTAGCAACCGGACTAGTCACAGCAACAGCAGAAGGTGATCCCGTGTTGGCAATCGCAGGGCAAGTAAAACGAAGTGATTTATTAAAATTAACACATCAAAGCATGAACAATGCTGCGTTGTTTGAACCAATCACAAAATATAGTGCAGAGATCCAAGATCCTGAAACAATTTCAGAAATTATCGCTAATGCCTATCGAATGGCAAAGAGTTCGAAAAAAGGCGCTAGTTTTATCAGTATCCCTCAAGATGTGGTGGATGCACCAGTCAAAAGTGAGGTCATCAAACCATTACAAGATCCTAAATTAGGCTCAGCATCTTCAGGAGATATCGACTATCTGGTTGAACGGATTCGTGAAGCGAAGTTACCTGTATTGTTAGTTGGAATGCGTGGATCAAGTAAAGATGAAACAGCAGCCATTCGCCAACTTGTTGAAAAAACAGGATTGCCTGTGGTAGAAACTTTCCAAGCAGCTGGTGTGATTTCTCGTCAATTAGAAGACCACTTTTTTGGTCGAGTAGGTCTATTCCGCAATCAACCAGGAGATATGCTGTTAAAACGGAGTGATTTAGTGATTGCAATTGGCTATGATCCAATCGAATATGAAGCGAGAAACTGGAATGCTGAAAAAGATGCTAGAATCATCGTCATTGATGAAACACCAGCTGAAATCGACAGTTACATGCAACCAGAACGTGAACTAATCGGGGACATTTCTGCAACATTAGATTTACTGACAGAGTCATTAGAAGAAACACAAGTATCGGCAGATGCGCAAGAATATTTAAATACGTTGCAAGAAAAGTTGAAGGCACGAGATATTTGTGAAACCAGTAGTGAAGACGGGATCTTACATCCGTTAGAAGTAATTAATACACTGCAATCGAAAGTAACGGACGACATGACTGTGACAGTTGATGTAGGTAGTCATTACATTTGGATGGCCCGCCACTTTAGAAGTTATGAAGCGCGTCATTTGCTATTCAGTAATGGCATGCAAACATTAGGCGTCGCACTTCCTTGGGCGATCTCTGCTGCACTGGTTCGTCCAAATACGCAAGTAATCTCTGTGTCAGGAGACGGTGGCTTCTTATTTTCTGCCCAAGACTTAGAAACAGCTGTACGTAAAAAATTGAATATCATTCATTTGATTTGGAATGATGGTCATTATAATATGGTCGAGTTTCAAGAAATCATGAAATATGATCGAGCATCAGGGGTTGATTTTGGTCCAGTTGATTTTGTTCAATATGCCCAAGCTTTTGGGGCTAAAGGTCTGCGAGTAAGCAATGCAGAAGAATTGGCATCTGCCTTAAAAGAAGGATTTGCTACAGAAGGGCCAGTCATCATCGATATCCCAATTGATTATCGAGATAATGAAAAATTAGGTGAAACGATCTTACCAGACCAATTTTATTGA
- a CDS encoding DeoR/GlpR family DNA-binding transcription regulator has translation MLKEERIQRIKTMIDQEKSASIEDLADRLDVSKDTIRRDLIQLAKQRQIKRTHGGALAIQKEATIFDYEQRSTILNDVKKQMAEQALEIMADPSSIIFDSSTTVEAVIRELPDKKIHAVTNSLSHALLLAHHPKTAISLLPGRLHKEQLFLFGTETVEQLKNYQADYTLLGVFALTSEGLFIHTEEEGLVKRQMIQQGRRVIALADHTKLDKTGFYKVSDLSAIDYLITDQKPPKALAKALTQNHVELIEARKNE, from the coding sequence ATGTTGAAGGAAGAACGCATCCAACGTATTAAAACAATGATTGATCAAGAAAAAAGTGCTTCGATCGAAGATTTAGCAGATCGCTTAGATGTGTCTAAAGATACGATTCGTCGGGACTTGATCCAGTTAGCAAAACAGCGCCAAATCAAACGGACCCATGGCGGTGCTTTAGCGATTCAAAAAGAAGCAACGATCTTTGATTATGAGCAACGGTCAACGATCCTAAATGATGTGAAAAAACAAATGGCTGAGCAGGCGCTTGAAATAATGGCAGATCCTTCCTCGATCATCTTTGATTCTTCGACTACAGTGGAAGCAGTGATTAGAGAACTGCCGGACAAAAAAATCCATGCGGTCACCAATTCTTTATCTCACGCTTTATTACTAGCCCATCATCCGAAAACAGCTATTTCCTTATTACCTGGTAGATTACACAAAGAACAGTTGTTTTTATTTGGAACGGAAACAGTGGAACAGTTGAAAAATTATCAAGCAGACTACACACTACTTGGAGTATTTGCGTTGACAAGCGAAGGACTGTTCATCCATACAGAGGAAGAAGGCTTAGTGAAACGTCAGATGATCCAACAAGGACGTAGGGTGATCGCGCTAGCGGATCATACCAAACTAGATAAAACTGGTTTTTATAAAGTCAGCGACTTATCAGCGATTGATTATTTGATCACGGATCAAAAGCCTCCAAAAGCATTAGCCAAAGCACTGACTCAGAACCATGTAGAACTCATAGAAGCGAGGAAGAATGAATGA
- a CDS encoding putative metal homeostasis protein: MEKQDLSSAYRRLNSPNIKTRKRALKLIQQSKRLKNKH; encoded by the coding sequence ATGGAGAAGCAAGACCTTTCAAGCGCATATAGACGATTGAACAGCCCGAATATCAAAACACGAAAACGTGCGCTCAAACTCATTCAACAATCAAAAAGATTGAAGAATAAACACTAA
- a CDS encoding family 20 glycosylhydrolase, with amino-acid sequence MKKVLLIDNGRKYFSKEQLIQIIKKASQCRYTGISFALGNNGLRFLLDDMTLTVKGKTYSSQSVKEALIAGTKQYYEDPNGTYLTETEMAELASVAKAENMEVIPLINTPGHMDAILTGMQQLGIEHPCYQTSIRTLDLDNQEAVAFTKALLEKYVSYFSTITNSFNIGCDEFANDLTDGGWRGLQQSGKYRDFVTYTNQLAELVKTYGMIPIVFNDGIYYEEKEQFGRFDQDLVIAYWTAGWDNYHVSSAEFLLDQGHQVVNTNDHWYWVIGRKTSEQGHYSFDTAKNALATISTSTVVSNTELPVMGSMVGIWADEPQAEFVLADLFELLETTVKQ; translated from the coding sequence ATGAAAAAGGTTTTATTGATTGATAATGGCCGTAAATATTTTTCGAAAGAACAATTGATCCAGATCATAAAAAAAGCAAGTCAATGTCGATACACGGGGATTTCTTTTGCGCTGGGAAATAACGGATTACGCTTTTTACTGGATGACATGACGCTGACTGTCAAAGGGAAAACTTATTCCAGTCAATCAGTCAAAGAAGCATTGATTGCAGGAACAAAACAGTACTATGAGGATCCTAATGGTACTTATTTGACGGAAACAGAAATGGCAGAGTTAGCTAGTGTGGCTAAGGCAGAAAACATGGAAGTGATCCCGCTTATCAATACCCCTGGCCATATGGACGCGATTCTAACAGGAATGCAACAATTAGGCATCGAACACCCTTGTTATCAAACGTCGATTCGAACACTTGATTTGGATAATCAAGAAGCGGTCGCTTTCACCAAAGCACTACTTGAAAAATATGTGAGCTACTTCTCAACGATCACTAATTCCTTCAATATAGGTTGCGATGAATTTGCCAATGATTTAACTGATGGCGGATGGCGAGGACTCCAGCAGTCTGGGAAGTATCGCGATTTTGTCACTTATACCAATCAATTGGCTGAACTGGTCAAAACCTATGGGATGATTCCGATCGTATTTAACGACGGCATCTACTACGAGGAAAAAGAACAATTTGGTCGATTCGATCAAGACTTAGTGATTGCCTATTGGACAGCAGGGTGGGACAACTATCACGTCAGTTCTGCCGAATTTTTACTTGATCAAGGGCATCAAGTAGTGAATACGAACGATCACTGGTATTGGGTCATCGGTCGAAAAACAAGTGAACAAGGACATTACTCCTTTGATACAGCAAAAAACGCACTAGCGACAATTTCGACATCCACTGTAGTCAGCAATACCGAATTACCAGTGATGGGTAGTATGGTTGGTATTTGGGCAGATGAGCCACAAGCAGAGTTTGTACTAGCCGATCTGTTTGAACTACTAGAAACAACTGTAAAACAATAG
- the phnX gene encoding phosphonoacetaldehyde hydrolase: MINVVILDWAGTAVDFGCMAPVSAFREAFKHQGITVTEREIREPMGMKKIEHIQMMLEMPRIAESWLETHGRQPETTDIEAIYETFEEVLFQQLANHAEVKPGVLDTVATLRKRGTKIGSTTGYTSEMMAIVVAKAKEQGYQPDHIVTPDEVDGKGRPSPEMLLTNLNYFKQENRQEVLKLGDTISDILEGKNAGVLSVGVIEGSSQAGYSFDTYQQLSSTEKEKLFERVRQEFLEAGADYVIDRFSDLPRLIETIEEKQAVMN, encoded by the coding sequence ATGATTAATGTGGTCATCTTAGATTGGGCAGGAACAGCAGTCGATTTTGGTTGTATGGCACCGGTGTCGGCGTTTCGCGAAGCATTCAAACATCAAGGGATCACTGTGACTGAACGAGAAATCAGAGAGCCGATGGGAATGAAAAAAATCGAGCATATCCAAATGATGCTAGAAATGCCTCGTATTGCTGAAAGTTGGTTAGAAACTCACGGACGTCAGCCTGAAACTACTGATATCGAGGCAATCTATGAAACATTTGAAGAAGTATTATTCCAGCAATTGGCAAATCATGCAGAAGTGAAACCGGGTGTACTTGACACCGTCGCAACTTTACGTAAGCGAGGAACCAAAATCGGCAGTACGACTGGTTATACGAGTGAAATGATGGCAATCGTTGTTGCGAAGGCGAAAGAACAAGGGTATCAGCCAGATCACATCGTCACACCAGATGAAGTAGACGGCAAAGGGCGTCCCTCTCCAGAGATGTTATTAACGAACTTGAATTATTTTAAACAGGAAAATAGACAAGAAGTGTTAAAACTAGGAGATACGATCTCTGATATACTCGAAGGAAAGAATGCAGGAGTTCTTTCTGTGGGCGTAATTGAAGGAAGTTCACAAGCTGGTTATTCCTTTGACACGTATCAGCAATTATCGTCTACTGAAAAAGAGAAACTTTTTGAGCGGGTGCGGCAAGAATTTTTAGAAGCTGGCGCAGATTATGTGATCGATCGGTTTTCTGATTTGCCAAGACTCATTGAAACAATTGAAGAGAAGCAAGCTGTTATGAATTGA
- a CDS encoding extracellular solute-binding protein: MKKLVKKGFIYLSFASALGILGACSTSNASENANGNEEKVIIYTNADEEPVQIIKDVLDSNGFENQYLLQSFGTSELSGKLWAEGTDIEADLVTMSTFYLDGVQENEPIFKELALEVQPIDDLPNYQAPMTTQEGVIFYNTQAMEEADLPVPTSLADLADPIYEGQLAISDINHSSTAWLLFQGLIDQYGETKAQAILADIYDNEGDHIEASGSGPLKKVRVGELALGFGLRHQAIKDKKEGLLIDFVEPSEGTYALTESLAVIDKGEATNPLAEEMLNVILKEGRADLLQFYPSKLYETDDLAGVETAKNQKVFPEALTPDLLKKHASLVE, from the coding sequence ATGAAAAAATTAGTCAAAAAAGGGTTCATTTATCTGTCTTTCGCCAGCGCTTTAGGAATTTTAGGGGCGTGTAGTACGTCAAACGCAAGTGAGAATGCCAACGGTAACGAAGAAAAAGTCATAATATACACGAATGCAGATGAAGAGCCGGTTCAAATCATCAAAGATGTTCTTGATTCGAATGGATTTGAAAACCAATACTTGCTACAATCCTTCGGTACTTCGGAATTGAGCGGTAAACTCTGGGCAGAAGGCACAGATATTGAAGCGGATCTAGTGACAATGAGCACGTTCTATTTGGATGGTGTCCAAGAAAATGAACCGATATTCAAAGAATTGGCATTAGAAGTCCAACCAATCGATGATCTGCCAAATTACCAAGCACCGATGACGACACAAGAAGGGGTCATTTTCTACAATACTCAAGCAATGGAAGAAGCAGACTTGCCTGTACCGACAAGTTTAGCTGATTTAGCTGATCCGATCTATGAAGGGCAACTAGCGATTTCTGATATCAACCATTCCTCAACAGCTTGGTTATTGTTCCAAGGATTGATTGATCAATATGGAGAGACAAAAGCACAAGCGATTTTAGCCGATATTTATGACAATGAAGGCGACCATATTGAAGCGTCTGGTTCGGGTCCGTTGAAAAAAGTCCGCGTCGGTGAATTGGCGTTGGGTTTTGGGTTACGTCATCAAGCAATCAAAGATAAAAAAGAAGGATTGCTGATCGATTTTGTGGAACCAAGTGAAGGAACATATGCTTTAACAGAATCACTCGCGGTGATCGATAAAGGAGAAGCGACGAATCCTTTAGCCGAAGAAATGTTGAATGTGATCCTTAAAGAAGGTCGGGCAGATTTATTACAATTCTACCCAAGTAAACTTTATGAAACAGATGATCTAGCGGGGGTTGAAACCGCCAAAAATCAAAAAGTTTTCCCGGAAGCATTAACCCCAGATCTGCTAAAAAAACATGCCAGTCTAGTTGAATAG
- a CDS encoding ABC transporter permease subunit produces MGSIPDFNRGAVIALIMLVPSIVSILFLRKIQKNDHATPGTNTSVKSNPVRDLFFGVGLTVGGLFILGVFLVMFLLPFVEGWPFDMTFTTRHIEAFLQTSDLRRTLNTGIFVALWTALFGTVIAYLAAIFTARSAKQNVILKMIDSLASITNSIPGMVLGIAYLLVFSGTTLQSTISILVIANMVHYFATPYQLAKSALLKMNPNWENTAKMMGDSWLDTVVRIILPNSKRTIVEMACYYFTNSMVTISAVVFLTSARTMVITTKIKELQHFGRFTEIFILSILLLLINLTARILAQSIMRRFEANEKISQKRVHLSVFRQRFRNFRGV; encoded by the coding sequence ATGGGTTCGATCCCAGACTTTAATCGAGGAGCCGTCATTGCATTGATCATGTTAGTTCCTTCGATCGTTAGCATTCTGTTTTTGCGTAAGATCCAAAAAAATGATCATGCAACCCCCGGGACAAATACGTCAGTAAAAAGCAACCCTGTCAGAGATTTATTCTTTGGCGTAGGACTGACAGTTGGTGGTTTATTTATTTTAGGAGTCTTCCTCGTGATGTTTCTTCTTCCTTTTGTAGAAGGGTGGCCCTTTGATATGACTTTTACTACACGTCATATCGAAGCGTTCCTACAAACGTCTGATTTAAGAAGAACGTTGAATACAGGGATATTCGTTGCCTTATGGACAGCGTTGTTTGGAACAGTTATTGCTTATTTGGCAGCCATTTTTACCGCTAGATCCGCAAAACAAAACGTGATCCTGAAAATGATCGATAGTCTTGCTTCTATCACGAATTCGATTCCAGGAATGGTTTTAGGGATTGCCTATTTGCTGGTGTTTAGCGGAACAACTCTTCAAAGTACGATCAGTATTTTGGTGATTGCCAACATGGTGCATTATTTTGCAACCCCTTATCAGTTAGCGAAAAGTGCCTTATTAAAAATGAATCCCAACTGGGAAAACACAGCGAAGATGATGGGGGATAGTTGGCTTGATACAGTGGTTCGGATCATTCTTCCAAATTCAAAGCGGACGATCGTGGAAATGGCTTGTTACTATTTTACAAATTCGATGGTTACGATCAGTGCAGTGGTGTTTTTGACAAGTGCCCGAACGATGGTGATCACGACCAAAATCAAAGAATTACAACATTTCGGCAGATTCACTGAGATCTTTATCCTATCCATCTTATTATTGTTGATCAATCTAACCGCAAGAATACTTGCGCAATCTATCATGAGGAGATTTGAAGCAAATGAAAAAATTAGTCAAAAAAGGGTTCATTTATCTGTCTTTCGCCAGCGCTTTAGGAATTTTAGGGGCGTGTAG
- the rpmG gene encoding 50S ribosomal protein L33 encodes MRQNITLECKETGERIYLTSKNKRNTPERLTLKKYSPKLRKKMLFTEVK; translated from the coding sequence ATGCGCCAAAACATTACATTAGAATGCAAAGAAACGGGTGAACGAATCTATCTGACGAGTAAAAACAAAAGAAATACACCGGAACGATTAACGTTAAAGAAATATTCGCCAAAGTTAAGAAAGAAAATGCTATTTACAGAAGTAAAATAA
- a CDS encoding GNAT family N-acetyltransferase, protein MIKNVLYYSKIKGAKSIDIKYTYATIKDLPRIVDIYNQSIASKQATADLEPITVDSRLPWFEAHHADSRPLWVMRHGDHIVGWISLSDFYGRPAYQQTAEISIYLDLVTRGHHLGKAALAFVETQLHRLKIQTVLAFVFDMNQASKKLFLKNGYAVWGHLPKVANMGNQENDLIILGKKYQNQ, encoded by the coding sequence ATGATAAAAAACGTGTTATACTATTCAAAAATAAAGGGGGCGAAATCAATCGATATCAAGTATACCTATGCAACGATCAAGGATCTACCGCGAATTGTGGACATTTATAATCAGTCTATCGCATCGAAGCAAGCAACGGCGGACCTGGAACCGATAACGGTTGACTCGAGGCTCCCTTGGTTTGAGGCGCATCATGCTGATTCTAGACCGCTTTGGGTAATGCGTCATGGCGATCATATCGTCGGTTGGATCAGCCTTAGTGATTTTTATGGTCGGCCTGCGTATCAACAGACAGCGGAAATCAGTATTTATCTAGACCTAGTGACACGTGGTCATCATTTAGGTAAGGCCGCGCTTGCCTTTGTGGAAACTCAACTGCATCGTTTAAAAATCCAGACAGTGCTTGCATTTGTTTTTGATATGAATCAGGCAAGTAAAAAGTTATTTCTCAAAAATGGATATGCAGTTTGGGGACATTTGCCAAAAGTTGCCAATATGGGCAATCAAGAAAATGACCTGATCATTCTAGGGAAAAAATATCAAAATCAATAA
- a CDS encoding M24 family metallopeptidase — translation MKKENIQLTTIPKPAIFPDVPPVFLTEDTITERINKTIERMKDEAIDLLVIYADKEHGGNFEYFTGFIPRFEEGLLVLDQSGKFTMILGNENLKMNAHARITADLIHYPAFSLPNQPMDHEQNLSAIFASLKVADRKKIGLVGWKLFTSMTQNNSQLFDVPFFIVDALKQAITAETAIVNGTHLLIGEEGARVTNNANEIAHYEYGANLASSCMLRALDAIELGVKESEIGELLHGQGQANTVITIAATGRRFEFANLYPTAKTIQFGDPLSLTTGFKGGLSSRTGFVIEEEAQLPVEQADYLDRVAKPYYAAIVSWLEAIHIGMKGADLYQLIETVLPQVTYHWHLNPGHLTADEEWLASPIYSGSQEIIKSGMIFQLDIIPSVSGYTGVSAEECVALADEGLRNELKEQYPDMWERIVRRKQYLADVLKIHLSEELLPLSNTVGYLRPFFLAKEKAFCVDSVE, via the coding sequence ATGAAAAAAGAAAACATCCAGTTAACAACTATACCAAAACCAGCGATTTTTCCAGATGTTCCCCCTGTCTTTTTGACGGAGGACACGATCACCGAACGGATCAACAAAACGATCGAACGCATGAAAGACGAAGCGATAGATCTGTTGGTGATATATGCAGATAAAGAGCATGGTGGTAATTTTGAATATTTTACAGGCTTTATTCCGCGATTTGAAGAAGGATTATTGGTGTTAGATCAATCGGGCAAATTCACGATGATTCTTGGGAATGAGAATCTAAAAATGAATGCCCATGCGCGGATCACTGCGGATTTGATCCATTATCCAGCATTTTCTTTACCGAATCAACCAATGGACCATGAACAAAACCTGTCAGCTATTTTTGCATCATTAAAGGTGGCAGATAGAAAGAAAATCGGGTTAGTCGGTTGGAAGTTGTTTACGTCTATGACACAAAACAATAGCCAATTGTTCGATGTACCATTCTTTATCGTAGATGCGCTAAAACAAGCAATCACTGCGGAAACTGCTATCGTCAATGGCACTCATCTATTGATTGGTGAGGAAGGGGCGCGTGTCACGAACAATGCAAATGAAATCGCACACTACGAATATGGGGCAAATCTTGCTTCGTCTTGCATGCTACGTGCATTAGATGCCATTGAGCTTGGTGTGAAAGAATCCGAGATCGGAGAGTTGTTGCACGGACAAGGACAAGCGAATACAGTGATCACGATTGCTGCAACTGGACGCCGTTTTGAATTTGCGAATCTTTATCCGACAGCAAAAACGATCCAATTCGGTGATCCGCTGTCATTGACGACAGGCTTCAAAGGTGGCTTATCCAGTCGTACAGGATTTGTGATCGAAGAAGAAGCTCAACTGCCAGTAGAACAAGCCGATTATCTGGATCGAGTAGCAAAACCTTATTATGCAGCTATCGTCAGCTGGCTAGAAGCTATCCATATCGGAATGAAAGGGGCTGATCTCTATCAATTGATTGAAACAGTCTTGCCACAAGTGACCTATCACTGGCATTTGAATCCAGGACACTTGACGGCGGATGAAGAATGGTTAGCCTCGCCCATTTATTCTGGTTCGCAAGAAATCATCAAGAGTGGTATGATCTTCCAGTTAGATATTATTCCTTCTGTATCAGGATATACTGGAGTAAGTGCAGAAGAATGTGTGGCACTAGCAGATGAAGGATTGAGAAATGAACTGAAAGAGCAATATCCAGACATGTGGGAGCGGATCGTTAGACGTAAGCAATATTTAGCGGATGTCTTGAAGATTCATTTAAGTGAAGAATTGCTGCCTTTATCAAACACTGTCGGCTATCTCCGTCCGTTCTTTTTAGCCAAAGAAAAGGCATTCTGTGTAGATTCAGTTGAATAA